The genomic interval GTTCAATGAATTCACGGACCTCACGGCCCCGTTCACCAACCAAAGCAATTACATTTACATCAGCTTCTGTATTACGGGCAATCATGCCAAGTAGAGTACTTTTACCAACACCACTACCAGCCATAATACCTACACGTTGTCCACGTCCAAGAGTTATTAAACTATCAATCGCCCTTACGCCAACTGAAAGCTTTTCCTCAATACGTCGACGGGATAATGGAGGAGGAGGAGCGTTATGTAAGGGATACATAGTATTTACTGATAACGGTCCCTTATCATCCATTGGATTGCCTAAGCCATCCAAAACTCGTCCCAGAAGATGATCGCCCACATTTACCGTTAAAGTCTGATGAGCAGAAAACACTTCACAACCAGGGCCAATACCTTGCATTTCTCCGATTGGCATTAATAGGACTCGATTTTGTCGGAATCCCACCACCTCAGCAGCGATGGCTCCTCCCTCATTACGAGGACAAATATAGCACAAGTCGCCTAAATTGACACTTGGCCCCTGAGACTCAATAACTAACCCAACGATCTGGGTGATTTTCCCTGATACCTTCATTGACTCAGTAGAACTAATAGCATTTAAATATTTACCCACTTTAAAAACACTCATGGTAAAACTCCCTGTAATGCTTTTTTAAGTGTGTCAAATTGGGTATCAATTCTAGCATCCACCATTCCATAAGATGTGTCGATCACACAACTACCATTTTCAAGGGTATGGTCCGCAGTTATTTTTAATACGTGCTCCCCACCAACCATAACTTGCAAATCTTGTTTAACTTGTAATACAGCATCAAAATCCTGAACGCTTACCCTAATAACAATTTGTTCTTGATCACGGACCTTGTCTAGCGCAGCTTTGACAACCGGTAAAACTACTAGAGGATTTTCTGCTACTTCATTCGCCAATACTTTACTAGCTAAAGCAAGAGCGATCTCGACAATTTGTCGTTCTGCTGCAAGAATCATATCCTTAGCCTGCTTTTCAGCAATGCTTAGAGTCTGCTGCGCCTTTACAACTCCTTCATGAATAACTTGTTGCATTTCATCTAAACCGGCTTTTTTCCCTTGAGTCATACCTTCTTGGTAACCACTTTGATGTCCGTCATCATAAGCCTGCTGTTTGATTTGCTCCACCAGTTGCTTAGTTTCATTCAGGCTCTGTTCCACGGTCATTTTTGCTTCAGCAATTATAGTTGCAGCCTCTTCTCTAGCTGAAGCAATCAATTCGTTTGCAATAGTAGGATCTATTATGACTTCTTCAACCGTTTTTTCTTCTTTAACAATAAAGTTATTAATCAGTATTCTAGGCTCTTGCATACAAGCAAATTTTATAATCTTAGACAATGATTTCGTCCCCTTTACCACGTGAAACAACTATCTCACCTGAATCTTCCAGACGACGAATGACATTAACGATTTTTTGCTGAGCTTCTTCTACATCTCTAATTCGTACAGGTCCCATAAACTCAATTTCTTCACGCAACATATCGGCAGCACGTTTTGACATATTTTTGTAAACTTTATTAGAAACTTCAGCAGAAGACGCTTTGAGAGCCAAAGCCAAATCCTTACTTTCAATTTCACGTAACACCAATTGAAGTGATCTATCATCCAGCAAGACGATATCTTCAAAGACAAACATACGACGCTTAATTTCTTCTGCGAGTTCAGGATTTTGGACTTCCAAATTCTCCATAATCGTTCTTTCTGTAGAACGATCCACTCGATTCAGAATTTCAACAATCGAATCAACACCACCCGCAGATGTAAAATCTTGAGAAGCCATAGACGAAAGTTTGCGTTCTAATATGCGCTCTACATCTTTAAGGACATCAGGCGATGTACGATCCATTGTTGCAATTCGTTTCGCTACATCCACCTGACGTTCAGGCGGCAATGATGATAAAATAGATCCCGATTGTTCTGGTTGCAAATAAGACATAATTAAGGCAATCGTTTGAGGATGTTCGTTTTGGATAAAATTAAGCAATTGAGATGGATCTGTTTTACGAGCAAAATCAAAAGGTCTAATTTGCAAACTAGATGTTAATCGATTAATAATAGATATTGCTTTGTCTGCACCTAATGCCTTTTCTAAAATATCCCGAGCGTAATCCAAACCTCCAGTAGAAATATAATTATTAGCTAATAAAAGTTCATGAAATTCATTTAATACCTTTTCCTTTTGTTCAGGAGATACTGTTCTTTGATTTGCTATTTCTAGAGTGAGTTTTTCTATTTCATCTTCTTTAAGATGTTTAAACACTTGGGATGAAATCTCTGGACCAAGCGATATTAATAGGATGGCCGCTTTCTGTTTATTATTTAATTCATTTGATTGGTACACATACTTACCCCCACTCTACTCTTCAGACAACCAAACTTTGATTAATTGAGCAACATCTTCTGGTTTGGTTTTAGCTAGTTTTTCAAGTTCTTTGCGTTTTTCAACTAACTGTTTCTCTTGAGCCGTCATTTCCGTTTCAACTATAGGCATAACCGGTTCTGTTGTTGCAGCCACCTCATCTTCAAGTTCTTCATTTGTAACTTTACGGCGACTACGTACAATATATAAGACACCAAGAACAGCTAAAATTGCTAACGCTATTTTCAACCACAACGCTTGTTTTTGTTGGTTTTCATAATCCAATTCTTCTT from Pelosinus sp. IPA-1 carries:
- a CDS encoding FliH/SctL family protein, whose product is MSKIIKFACMQEPRILINNFIVKEEKTVEEVIIDPTIANELIASAREEAATIIAEAKMTVEQSLNETKQLVEQIKQQAYDDGHQSGYQEGMTQGKKAGLDEMQQVIHEGVVKAQQTLSIAEKQAKDMILAAERQIVEIALALASKVLANEVAENPLVVLPVVKAALDKVRDQEQIVIRVSVQDFDAVLQVKQDLQVMVGGEHVLKITADHTLENGSCVIDTSYGMVDARIDTQFDTLKKALQGVLP
- the fliG gene encoding flagellar motor switch protein FliG, which codes for MYQSNELNNKQKAAILLISLGPEISSQVFKHLKEDEIEKLTLEIANQRTVSPEQKEKVLNEFHELLLANNYISTGGLDYARDILEKALGADKAISIINRLTSSLQIRPFDFARKTDPSQLLNFIQNEHPQTIALIMSYLQPEQSGSILSSLPPERQVDVAKRIATMDRTSPDVLKDVERILERKLSSMASQDFTSAGGVDSIVEILNRVDRSTERTIMENLEVQNPELAEEIKRRMFVFEDIVLLDDRSLQLVLREIESKDLALALKASSAEVSNKVYKNMSKRAADMLREEIEFMGPVRIRDVEEAQQKIVNVIRRLEDSGEIVVSRGKGDEIIV